In one window of Plasmodium berghei ANKA genome assembly, chromosome: 14 DNA:
- a CDS encoding ATP-dependent protease subunit ClpQ, putative encodes MFFKSLSNIIKPRKQITTAIQRSYFSDNGKIVIPRHGTTILCVRKNNEVCLIGDGMVSQGTMIVKGNAKKIRRLKDNILMGFAGATADCFTLLDKFETKIDEYPNQLLRSCVELAKLWRTDRYLRHLEAVLIVADKDTLLEVTGNGDVLEPSGNVLGTGSGGPYAIAAARALYDIENLSAKDIAYKAMNIAADMCCHTNHNFICETL; translated from the exons atgttttttaaatccctttcaaatataattaaaccACGAAAACAAATAACCACAGCAATTCAA AGAAGCTACTTTTCCGATAATGGAAAGATTGTAATACCGCGGCATGGAACTACGATATTGTGCGTACGCAAAAACAATGAAGTg TGTTTAATCGGTGATGGAATGGTTTCCCAAGGAACAATG ATAGTTAAAGGAAacgcaaaaaaaataagaaggCTAAAAGATAACATTTTAATGGGTTTCGCAGGTGCTACAGCAGATTGTTTTACCTTATTAGACAAATTTGAAACAAAAATTGATGAATATCCaa ATCAACTTCTGAGAAGCTGTGTTGAACTAGCCAAATTGTGGAGAACTGATAGATATTTACGACATTTGGAAGCAGTATTAATAGTGGCTGACAAGGACACTTTATTGGAGGTAACCGGAAATGGTGACGTTTTAGAACCATCTGGAAATGTTTTAGGCACAGGATCGGGGGGCCCATATGCAATAGCCGCCGCACGGGCTTTATACGATATCGAAAATTTATCTGCTAAGGACATTGCTTATAAAGCTATGAATATTGCAGCTGATATGTGCTGTCACACGAATCATAACTTTATATGTGAAACATTgtag
- a CDS encoding subpellicular microtubule protein 2, putative produces the protein MEHYNYAGLSSERLDHLKNLDIRKRSIFNGTNFSCGNNIYEILHNCPNEKKNIADECFLKYNRKHRSSDMNYAGLQSEIKNDIDIRNRRVKNDINNHGGILKDIIQNNVSDTELNDSKCFFSDKGHVLTPKRALSRHVNDSEIDKYFSTKYAVTDKSSGRTEIMVERKPGCSNIIVQNFSEFDAYATYKKQDARKNRRDSFVHTKMGIVPRDDASSTNKSSKAQAIFTDIHRSDNIAPDKYWLCPTVESEHKNSLNIR, from the exons ATGGAACATTATAATTATGCTGGATTGAGTTCTGAACGTTTGGaccatttaaaaaatcttGATATCAGAAAAAGATCTATATTTAATGGAACTAATTTTTCATGTGGTAATAACATTTATGAAATTTTGCATAACTGCcctaatgaaaaaaaaaatatagcagatgaatgttttttaaaatacaaTCGCAAGCACAGAAGCAGTGATATGAATTATGCAGGTTTACAATcagaaattaaaaatgatatcgatataagaaatagaagagttaaaaatgatataaacaACCATGGGGGAATATTAAAGGAcattatacaaaataatgtaaGTGATACAGAATTAAATGACtcaaaatgttttttttctgacAAAGGACATGTATTGACACCGAAAAGAGCATTATCTAGGCATGTTAATGATAGTGAAATcgataaatatttttctacgAAATATGCGGTAACAGATAAATCAAGTGGTAGAACAGAAATTATGGTGGAAAGAAAGCCTGGTTGTTCCAATATTATTGTTCAAAACTTTTCAGAATTCGATGCATATGCGacttataaaaaacaagaTGCTAGAAAAAACAGAAGGGACTCGTTTGTTCATACCAAAATg GGAATAGTTCCAAGAGACGATGCATCCAGTACCAATAAGAGCAGCAAAGCACAAGCCATATTTACTGACATTCATAGAAGTGATAACATAGCTCCAGATAAATATTGGTTGTGCCCAACAGTTGAAAGTGAACATAAAAATAGCCTAAATATTAgataa
- a CDS encoding vacuolar transporter chaperone, putative has protein sequence MKFRKKLHEEAHPKYRDHYISYKELKNVIKLITGNDTSTYTIKEITTNFGNIRALTGAEYKSPESRFQDILNGELDKINKFSVVIIKQWFKEAEIYYKELKRGNEESIDILNIEKKLNELGNTLIFLEKYKHINFIGFRKITKKFDKHNGKTVSSSFYINVVIKSFFMTFDINFLVYILSICYKYYRDIKNKNKIIEVKENTKDEQYLLNNNVEHNKNVSNSDKIYNPMIIGNDNLVRKDVNIKENNLYTNTFNTSDLCMQTEKNVENTKYIVKLQNLMSAKIEICKHFTFQYYDLKECDFPTNFNNLIDIISTNKIQNYYITVYFDDPMLNTYHNYINQNLQNKNNECIRIRSYIYSKDDDEENIKKTTHIQKFNLYEPSHDDNEKYIPPEKLVNKNLEIKTVNDLYSESMYDMCNNDNIINEKDKFTINDSEFPKKKNNNHITSKTDGSNLVSTNNSVNNIKKYDNITQKNIEKYISEIKEKKLKSYIKSKLNRFHFYDENATGYIDENISYWAHNDKRDIYNNDYSDDEEEDNCVEGDIKSDTDGNLNGTNITDTVNNLNEKKRIWIGNGNKKYSYFDHAIIDISIKEHTDKNIILQLNNLKGVKEIWGYSSFLQGISLFYSNHISTYPHWVVYTHTNLTKPKNIDNSKKKEKKKMKYYSENYNKENCVSNGSNVMVSENMNNYTNGNAQKKKKKKQKKKSEFNCEYKKGITYTGASARIAHQSEVIFRNEIEKNKSFNNIYHSIYDSKKNIHPKWNGNGKYHNNNCNKNYNNSDNNRMKYSNANKCFPVNTYTIENTNFYEPLLDSECDTRCENFKSHSGTIFSFFKRLFFKKKQIVDNKIPKDSVVRVEPKTFFANERTLLQWLNTSVLLSTISITLLNFSNFYGFISGIIMAPVAIFFIIYSFYIYLKRANALINKEPIDYTDKIGPGVLVVTLTFALSTVVILNVYSRFIGIPYKDDSPVNQK, from the exons atgaaatttcgaaaaaaattacatgAGGAAGCACATCCAAAATATCGAGACcattatatttcatataaagAGTTAAAGAATGTCATAAAATTGATAACAG GAAATGATACGTCTACATATACGATAAAAGAAATTACCACAAACTTTGGAAATATAAGAGCTTTAACCGGGGCAGAATATAAATCACCCGAATCTCGATTTCAAGATATTTTAAATGGAGAATtagataaaattaataagtTTAGTgttgtaataataaaacaatggTTTAAAGAAgctgaaatatattataaagaattaaaaagaGGAAATGAGGAATCtatagatatattaaatatagaaaaaaaattaaatgaattagGTAATACactaatatttttagaaaaatataagcatattaattttataggATTTCgtaaaattacaaaaaaatttgataaaCATAATGGTAAAACTGTTAGCTcttcattttatataaatgttgtaataaaaagtttttttatgacttttgatataaattttttagtatatatattatcgatatgttataaatattatagagatataaaaaataaaaataaaattatagaggttaaagaaaatacaaaaGATGAACAATAccttttaaataataatgtggaacataataaaaatgtatcaAATTCtgataaaatttataatccAATGATAATTGGAAATGATAATTTAGTTAGAAAAgatgtaaatataaaagagaataatttatatactaATACATTCAATACATCAGATTTATGTATGCAgacagaaaaaaatgtcgaaaatacaaaatatattgtaaaactacaaaatttaatgtcagctaaaatagaaatatgTAAGCATTTTACTTTTCAATATTACGATTTAAAAGAATGTGATTTTCCTACaaattttaacaatttaatagatataatatcaacaaataaaatacaaaattattacataaCTGTATATTTTGACGATCCAATGTTAAACACTTAccataattatattaatcaaaatttacaaaataaaaataatgaatgtATTAGAATACGatcttatatttattcaaaagatgatgatgaagaaaatattaaaaaaactaCACATATCCAAAagtttaatttatatgaacCCAGTCATGATGacaatgaaaaatatatcccTCCAGAAAAATTagtaaacaaaaatttagAGATAAAAACAGTAAACGATTTATATTCAGAATCTATGTATGATATGtgtaataatgataatattataaatgaaaagGATAAATTTACAATAAATGATTCAGaatttccaaaaaaaaaaaataataaccaTATAACTTCTAAAACAGATGGATCCAATTTGGTTAGCACAAATAATAgtgttaataatataaaaaaatatgataatataacacaaaaaaatatagaaaaatacaTTTCTGAGattaaagaaaagaaacttaaaagttatattaaaagtaaattaaatagattccatttttatgatgaaaatgCAACAGGATATATCGACgaaaatatatcttatTGGGCTCATAATGATAAAAGagatatttataataatgattatAGTGATGATGAAGAAGAAGATAATTGTGTAGAGGGGGATATAAAAAGCGATACAGATGGAAATCTTAACGGTACAAATATAACTGACACTGtcaataatttaaatgaaaaaaaacgtATTTGGATTGGAAATGGGAATAAGAAATATTCCTATTTTGATCATGCTATTATTGATATTAGTATAAAAGAACATactgataaaaatataatacttcAATTAAATAACCTTAAAGGTGTTAAAGAAATTTGGGGATATTCTTCTTTTCTTCAAGGTATATccttattttattcaaacCATATATCAACTTATCCACACTGGGTAGTTTATACACATACCAACCTTACAAAACCGAAAAACATtgataattcaaaaaaaaaagaaaagaaaaaaatgaaatattactcagaaaattataataaagaaaattgtGTCAGTAACGGGAGCAATGTGATGGTCTctgaaaatatgaataattatacaaatGGAAATgctcaaaaaaaaaaaaaaaaaaaacagaaaaaaaaatcggAATTTAACtgtgaatataaaaagggTATTACATACACAGGTGCGTCTGCACGAATTGCACACCAAAGTGAAGTTATATTTAGAAATGAAATAGAGAAAAATAAGTCtttcaataatatatatcatagtATTTATgattctaaaaaaaatatacatccAAAATGGAATGGTAATGGTAAATACCATAACAATAATTGcaataaaaattacaataatTCTGATAATAACCGAATGAAATATTCCAACGCAAATAAATGCTTCCCAGttaatacatatacaatagaaaatacaaatttttatgagCCTCTTCTAGATTCAGAGTGTGATACGAGATGTGAAAATTTTAAGTCACATTCTGGTACCATTTTCTCCTTTTTTAAGcgtttgttttttaaaaaaaaacaaattgttgataataaaatccCCAAAGATTCAGTAGTTCGAGTGGAGcctaaaacattttttgcTAATGAAAGAACCTTATTGCAATGGTTAAATACTAGTGTACTACTTTCAACAATTTCTATAACCCTTCTTAATTTCTCAAATTTTTATGGGTTTATCTCTGGAATTATTATGGCACCTgttgctattttttttattatatattcattttacatttatttaaaaagagCCAATGCACTGATTAATAAAGAACCCATAGATTACACCGACAAAATTGGCCCCGGAGTTTTAGTCGTTACATTGACATTTGCATTGTCAACAGTTGTCATACTAAATGTATACAGTCGTTTCATTGGGATTCCATATAAAGACGACTCACCAGTAAATCAAAAATGA
- a CDS encoding thioredoxin-like associated protein 1, putative yields MFKYTNNEKNGEIPQGLENRQGKKLVVENCGLYMDKNKNAGVVCNRITELNLNSRKKISYIKGDSSQMKNILNHVDHKELEIHSAKRLLTSYSTYDNQQKYFETKLVPDMQGKMSICVGRKSGSATVNINIDEYDLEKTYHTWKKIMGKSAPHNKSNLENDRFLTVSEDAERSDKLPIVKNRNPPHPNPDGPFEKERLNLPKQARDNLDRTLTPLSESNQPNVRVKKNNNIYKDSFFLLRPNEKNIPDENKGVRRTNFPWINSNRIKNILNYNYEENVEKTAKINDNMHNIWLDNQKNNSYYPDHIQHKYDNFDQNCQLNSDHYPYRDEKFQKYSKIYNANETLPNSDVKYNNKEYDNVHNYDLNLQKENVSHFGSNDKTIKNQNDYYYLENKNCCNHDKIKSYNVPSELDNTSHEYINSYPHMDAENFNAPDKSYRAPSMTDIS; encoded by the coding sequence atgttcaaatatacaaataatgaaaaaaatggagaAATTCCTCAAGGGTTAGAAAATAGACAAGGGAAAAAACTTGTTGTTGAAAATTGTGGTTTGTATatggataaaaataagaatgCAGGGGTTGTGTGTAACAGAATAACagaattaaatttaaattcacgaaaaaaaatttcttATATAAAAGGTGATAGTTcacaaatgaaaaatattttaaatcatGTTGATCATAAAGAATTAGAAATACATTCAGCGAAAAGACTTTTAACTTCTTATTCAACATATGATAAtcaacaaaaatattttgaaaccAAACTTGTGCCTGACATGCAAGGTAAAATGAGTATATGTGTAGGAAGAAAAAGTGGAAGCGCAACagttaatattaatattgatGAATATGATTTAGAAAAAACATATCATAcatggaaaaaaattatgggAAAATCTGCTCCACATAATAAAtcaaatttagaaaatgaCAGATTTTTAACAGTTTCAGAAGATGCCGAAAGAAGTGATAAATTGCCCATTGTAAAAAATCGAAATCCCCCACATCCTAATCCTGATGGTCCTTTTGAAAAAGAACGATTAAATTTACCTAAACAAGCAAGAGATAATTTGGATAGAACCCTAACACCGTTATCAGAATCTAATCAACCAAATGTTcgtgtaaaaaaaaataataatatatacaaggattctttttttttattaagaccaaatgaaaaaaatatacctgatgaaaataaaggGGTAAGAAGAACAAACTTTCCATGGATCAATTCTaatagaataaaaaatattttgaattataattatgaagaaaatgTTGAAAAAACAGCTAAAATTAATGACAATATGCACAATATATGGTTAGATAAccagaaaaataattcctATTATCCAGATCATATACAACATAAGtatgataattttgatCAAAATTGTCAATTAAACTCAGATCATTATCCATATAGAGATGaaaaatttcaaaaatattccaaaatatataatgctAATGAAACATTACCTAATAGTGATGtcaaatataataacaaagaGTATGATAATGTTCATAACTATGATTTGAATTtacaaaaagaaaatgttTCCCATTTTGGATCCAATGAtaaaactataaaaaatcaaaatgaTTATTACTActtagaaaataaaaactgtTGTAATCATGACAAAATCAAAAGTTATAATGTACCTAGTGAATTAGACAATACTTCtcatgaatatataaatagttaTCCGCACATGGATGctgaaaattttaatgcGCCCGACAAATCTTACAGAGCTCCATCAATGACAGATATCTCgtaa